A stretch of the Planctomycetota bacterium genome encodes the following:
- a CDS encoding GC-type dockerin domain-anchored protein gives MNRSAGGRETAALAGSFLAALTSAPSGALAQGGGGAVLVATDSAFGSPQVYRIDPRTGEVLSQEPLTGTGALGPTPLSGLVRLASGKLVGFTPSTDNSAYRIDVETGAAVRLGPLRLGAREGGLTQREDGTIIGASTGSPPRLFTMDAATGRARAAATLDRPADISGLLTRSDGAIIGLDLRQDPGPAEIIEINADTGATETLAVIAADGPLASVGGMTLLGGVGYFTVAGDGLGARAELWSFDPFTGDQRFIATLDGVAAITGLAIAPPPPCRVDLDGDGRATFFDVLRYMELFELRDPLADVTGDGSIDLFDFVAFLDAIEAGC, from the coding sequence ATGAATCGCAGCGCAGGCGGCCGCGAGACGGCCGCGCTCGCCGGGTCGTTCCTTGCCGCCCTCACATCCGCACCCTCCGGCGCCCTTGCTCAGGGCGGTGGTGGGGCCGTGCTGGTGGCAACGGACTCGGCATTTGGATCGCCCCAGGTCTACCGCATCGACCCGCGCACCGGCGAGGTCCTCAGCCAGGAGCCGCTCACCGGCACCGGGGCGCTGGGGCCCACGCCGCTGTCCGGGTTGGTGCGGCTGGCCTCGGGCAAACTCGTGGGCTTCACGCCCAGCACCGACAACTCGGCCTACCGCATCGACGTGGAGACCGGCGCCGCCGTTCGGCTGGGCCCCCTGCGCCTCGGTGCGCGGGAGGGCGGGCTGACGCAGCGAGAGGACGGGACCATCATCGGCGCCAGCACGGGCTCGCCGCCGCGGCTATTCACGATGGACGCCGCGACGGGCCGGGCCCGCGCCGCGGCCACGCTCGATCGGCCGGCGGACATCTCGGGGCTGCTGACGCGCTCGGATGGCGCGATCATCGGGCTCGATCTCCGGCAGGACCCCGGGCCCGCGGAGATCATCGAGATCAACGCCGACACGGGCGCGACCGAGACGCTGGCGGTGATCGCCGCGGATGGTCCGCTTGCGAGCGTCGGAGGGATGACGTTGCTGGGCGGCGTGGGCTACTTCACGGTGGCCGGCGACGGCCTTGGTGCACGCGCCGAGCTGTGGAGCTTCGACCCGTTCACGGGCGACCAGCGGTTCATCGCGACGCTCGACGGCGTGGCGGCGATCACCGGTCTCGCGATCGCGCCGCCTCCGCCGTGCCGGGTGGACCTCGACGGCGACGGTCGCGCGACGTTCTTCGACGTGCTGCGGTACATGGAGCTGTTCGAGCTCCGCGATCCGCTGGCGGACGTGACGGGCGACGGGTCGATCGACCTGTTCGACTTCGTGGCGTTCCTCGACGCGATCGAGGCCGGTTGCTAA
- the lpdA gene encoding dihydrolipoyl dehydrogenase, with the protein MADKHFDVVVIGSGPGGYVGAIRAAQLGYKVACVERAKLGGVCLNWGCIPSKALLSNAELMEKLHEKEDWGLKINGKIDFDWSKVIGRSRDVAKKLNQGVGFLLKKNKIEHIEASAKIVAPRKGKDPAKIEIYDCEVLEERTDAPATPADKPRETITADKVIIATGSIARELPFAKFADSDKIWGAREAMYNQEFPKKLVVIGSGAIGMEFGYFYHTYGTEVTVVEMMDRILPVEDDEVCQAMLRFYKKAGINFKLGMAATAVDHKGKGVKVTVAPFKNGKADDSKAETLEADRLLLAVGVKGRFDGLFDDTLGLETVKDHIKTDYDPNAIGEQRIDYKTNLDGVYAIGDVIGPPWLAHVASEEAILCVERFAWKEGKLDHEPIPMDYSVIPGCTYCHPQVASVGYSERALKEKGLKAGEDYQVGKFPFSALGKAIATTHTDGFCKIIRGLPRGEILGAHIMGDQATELIAELSLARRLEATSEELIVTVHAHPTMHESVHEAALASEGRVINA; encoded by the coding sequence GTGGCGGACAAGCACTTCGATGTCGTGGTGATCGGGTCGGGTCCGGGCGGCTACGTCGGCGCCATCCGCGCCGCCCAGCTCGGCTACAAGGTCGCGTGCGTCGAGCGCGCCAAGCTCGGCGGCGTGTGCCTCAACTGGGGCTGCATCCCCTCCAAGGCGCTGCTCTCCAACGCCGAGCTCATGGAGAAGCTCCACGAGAAGGAAGACTGGGGCCTGAAGATCAACGGCAAGATCGACTTCGACTGGTCGAAGGTCATCGGCCGCAGCCGCGATGTCGCCAAGAAGCTCAACCAGGGCGTGGGCTTCCTGCTCAAGAAGAACAAGATCGAGCACATCGAGGCCAGCGCCAAGATCGTCGCGCCCCGCAAGGGCAAGGACCCCGCGAAGATCGAGATCTACGACTGCGAGGTCCTCGAGGAGCGCACCGATGCGCCCGCCACGCCCGCCGACAAGCCCCGCGAGACCATCACCGCCGACAAGGTGATCATCGCCACCGGCTCGATCGCCCGCGAGCTGCCCTTCGCCAAGTTCGCCGACAGCGACAAGATCTGGGGCGCCCGCGAAGCGATGTACAACCAGGAGTTTCCCAAGAAGCTCGTCGTCATCGGCTCGGGCGCCATCGGCATGGAGTTCGGCTACTTCTACCACACCTACGGCACCGAGGTCACCGTCGTCGAGATGATGGACCGCATCCTGCCCGTCGAGGACGACGAGGTCTGCCAGGCGATGCTCCGCTTCTACAAGAAGGCGGGCATCAACTTCAAGCTCGGCATGGCCGCCACCGCCGTCGATCACAAGGGCAAGGGCGTCAAGGTCACCGTCGCACCCTTCAAGAACGGCAAAGCGGACGACAGCAAGGCAGAGACCCTCGAGGCCGACCGCCTGCTGCTGGCCGTCGGCGTCAAGGGCCGCTTCGATGGCCTGTTCGACGACACGCTCGGCCTCGAGACCGTCAAGGACCACATCAAGACCGACTACGACCCCAACGCCATCGGCGAGCAGCGCATCGACTACAAGACCAACCTCGACGGCGTCTACGCCATCGGCGACGTCATCGGCCCGCCCTGGCTCGCCCACGTCGCCAGCGAAGAAGCCATCCTCTGCGTCGAGCGCTTCGCCTGGAAGGAGGGCAAGCTCGACCACGAGCCCATCCCCATGGACTACTCGGTCATCCCCGGCTGCACCTACTGCCACCCGCAGGTCGCCAGCGTGGGCTACTCCGAGCGGGCCCTCAAGGAGAAGGGCCTCAAGGCCGGCGAGGACTACCAGGTCGGCAAGTTCCCCTTCAGCGCGCTGGGCAAGGCCATCGCCACCACGCACACCGACGGCTTCTGCAAGATCATCCGAGGCCTGCCCCGCGGCGAGATCCTCGGTGCCCACATCATGGGCGATCAGGCCACCGAGCTCATCGCCGAACTAAGCCTCGCCCGCCGCCTCGAGGCCACCAGCGAGGAACTCATCGTCACCGTCCACGCCCATCCCACCATGCACGAGAGCGTGCACGAGGCGGCCCTGGCGAGCGAGGGACGGGTGATCAACGCGTAG
- a CDS encoding GC-type dockerin domain-anchored protein, translating to MYEIEVLGDDPNWDTGSISFDINDAGAVVGRGSTGGCGVAWIWTPSGGFQPFGVCSWTEGLDATGVAAGAFGRPGLAAVLAPGSSDFVRLPVPIGLRLSNGHDINDAGTVVANGRTSGGGIDIGYAWTRGPSGYNPPVQLPRTGVIPWKINNEGTIIGWTTAIPQTGLVWRQTGPGVYADQPEVLPDIPGGTGRREPRGITDGGLIGGFAVEGATLRAVIWDVDGPHLLDQGPFLASTVNGVGTTEVLVGGVQHADDGNYWAALWVDRQLISLRERIMDAEAWPGGISATAANADGWVAAYGTNADGRVLPMVLRPLGCSIADLDLDGDLTLFDFLAFQNLFATGDPLADFDGDGDLTLFDFLAFQNAFDAGCP from the coding sequence ATGTACGAGATCGAAGTGCTGGGTGATGATCCCAACTGGGATACTGGCTCGATCTCGTTTGATATCAATGACGCTGGTGCCGTTGTTGGACGCGGCTCGACGGGTGGCTGCGGCGTGGCATGGATATGGACGCCGAGCGGCGGGTTTCAGCCGTTTGGAGTGTGCAGCTGGACCGAAGGACTAGACGCTACCGGGGTCGCAGCCGGCGCCTTTGGCCGACCAGGCCTGGCTGCGGTGCTGGCGCCGGGTTCGAGCGATTTTGTGCGACTTCCGGTGCCCATAGGCCTGAGGCTTAGCAATGGGCATGACATCAACGATGCCGGCACGGTTGTGGCCAATGGCCGGACGTCGGGCGGAGGAATCGACATCGGATACGCGTGGACACGTGGTCCTTCGGGCTACAACCCCCCCGTTCAGTTGCCCCGCACCGGCGTCATCCCGTGGAAGATCAACAATGAGGGCACGATCATCGGTTGGACCACGGCCATCCCCCAGACGGGACTCGTCTGGCGTCAAACTGGCCCCGGGGTGTACGCGGACCAGCCCGAGGTGCTCCCCGATATCCCCGGCGGCACCGGCCGGCGAGAGCCTCGCGGGATCACCGATGGCGGCCTGATCGGTGGCTTTGCGGTCGAAGGAGCCACACTTCGCGCGGTGATCTGGGACGTCGATGGCCCGCACCTTCTGGATCAGGGGCCATTCTTAGCCAGCACGGTGAACGGCGTTGGAACGACCGAAGTCCTGGTCGGAGGCGTGCAGCACGCCGACGACGGCAACTACTGGGCAGCGCTCTGGGTCGATCGGCAACTTATCTCGCTGCGTGAGCGCATCATGGATGCCGAGGCGTGGCCGGGCGGGATCAGCGCTACCGCCGCCAATGCGGACGGGTGGGTCGCCGCATATGGCACCAACGCCGATGGCCGGGTGCTGCCCATGGTGCTTCGCCCCCTGGGCTGCTCCATCGCCGACCTCGATCTCGATGGCGACCTCACCCTCTTCGACTTCCTCGCCTTCCAGAACCTCTTCGCCACGGGCGACCCCCTCGCCGATTTCGACGGCGACGGCGACCTCACCCTCTTCGATTTCCTCGCCTTCCAGAACGCCTTCGACGCCGGCTGCCCCTGA
- a CDS encoding GC-type dockerin domain-anchored protein — protein MPTTRSPWRTLACVLVAAAAAAAQDTLLLDDFDDDNTDELLGDQGLLAIFFETQPLLTQDEDFASTGDVGAVLYDDPDAADTLVAGQYPNDAGAVGASLGLSFTDLGIIGFEFELRNASASFVFGLGLEDDGPSGTVERRVAAADIVVPAGDSVTRTLFTDDDWFLEPGFDFTEIRAIFYGLNNEPRRPGRPRPIDALSVEFVEFRAILADPCPADLDGDGELTLFDFLAFQNLFDAGDPIADFDGDGSLTLFDFLAFQNAFAAGCP, from the coding sequence ATGCCAACGACACGCAGCCCTTGGCGCACGCTCGCCTGCGTGCTCGTCGCCGCCGCCGCGGCCGCCGCCCAGGACACGCTCCTGCTCGACGACTTCGACGACGACAACACCGACGAGCTGCTGGGCGACCAGGGGCTGCTGGCCATCTTCTTCGAGACGCAGCCGCTGCTCACGCAAGATGAGGACTTCGCGTCGACCGGCGACGTGGGGGCCGTGCTCTACGACGATCCCGACGCCGCCGACACGCTCGTCGCCGGCCAGTATCCCAACGACGCCGGCGCCGTGGGCGCGAGCCTCGGCCTCAGCTTCACGGACCTCGGCATCATCGGCTTCGAGTTCGAGCTCCGCAACGCGAGCGCGTCCTTCGTCTTCGGCCTCGGGCTCGAGGACGACGGCCCGTCGGGCACCGTCGAGCGCCGCGTCGCCGCCGCCGACATCGTCGTGCCCGCCGGCGACTCGGTGACCCGCACGCTGTTCACCGACGACGACTGGTTCCTCGAGCCCGGATTCGACTTCACCGAGATCCGCGCGATCTTCTACGGCCTCAACAACGAGCCGAGGCGGCCCGGCCGCCCGCGGCCCATCGACGCGCTCTCGGTGGAGTTCGTCGAGTTCCGCGCCATCCTCGCGGACCCATGCCCCGCCGACCTCGACGGCGACGGCGAACTCACCCTCTTCGACTTCCTCGCATTCCAGAACCTCTTCGACGCCGGCGACCCCATCGCCGACTTCGACGGCGACGGCAGCCTCACGCTCTTCGACTTCCTCGCCTTCCAGAACGCCTTCGCCGCCGGCTGCCCGTAG